Within the Streptomyces sp. R41 genome, the region CGTCAGCGTCGGTTCCGTCCCCGCGCACTCCAACCGCACCGACAGGTACACCGGCCCGGGAGGCCTTCGCGGCGCGCGCCGACCTGCCACCGCTGCCCGGGCCGCCGCCCCTGCCCGAACGCGCCGGGCGCCCGCCCGTCTTCGCAACGTCCCGGCCCGCCGAACCGGGCATCGATCCGGAGGCGCTGGAGACCCTGGCCGCCGACGCGGCCGAGCGAGCCCGTCGCCGGCTCGCCGCCGCGCTGGCGGACGACGCACCACTGACTCCGGCTGACCTGACGGAGTGGCAGGATGCTGTGCGCATCGCCGCCGAGCACATGCAGATAGAGGTCTTCGCCCGGATCGCCGAGAGCACCGGTCGCCCGCTGTCCGAGCTCGCCCAGGCGGTACGGGCCTGGCGCCACGGCGGCACGGCCGCACTCGCGGTCCTGGAGGATTCCTGGACCCCGGACCCGTCCGTACTCGCCCGCGCCCGAGCCTCCCTCGCCGAAGACTGGGCGGACGGACGGCCTCCTCAGCTGCGCGCGTGGCGCAACCGCTGGACCGTCGTCGGCCGCGACCGCCAACTGCGCTACGGCCGCGACGGCCGCTGGTATCCGTACGGGAAGGAGGACGGCGCCTGGTGGCCCATCGGTCAACCCGACCCTGACCCCGCCACGGCCCTCGCAGCGCTGCTCGTGCTCCAAGATCGCCACTCATCCCCGTCTGGCGCCACCACCCGTTCTTCACCGACAGCCCCGCCCCAACGCTCCAGGCCGAGCGGGTACACCGCCACCATGCCGTCGTCGAGCAGGTCATCGCCGACAGCAAGGCCTCAGCCCTGGCTCACCTGCCCTCGGGACACTTCAGCGCCAACGCCGCATGACTGACGCTGTGGGCGATGGCCTACCGCCCCTCCACGCTCACCGAGGACGACTACCAGCAGCTCAAGGCGGTGCTGAACGGCTGTCCCGAACTGGCCACCGCGCACCGGCTGGTCCGCGAATTCGGCGACATGCTCACCCATCAGACCGGCGTCCTGCTGCCCGCCTGGATCGAGGACGCCGTCGAGGCGAACCTGCCCGGACTGACCGGCTTCGCCCGCGGCCTCGCCGCCGTCACCGCTGGACTCGCCCTCCGCTGGAACTCGGGCGGCACCGAGGGCGCCGTGAATCGCATTACCAAGATCAAAAGGCAGCGTGTCGATGAGTTGCTTGTGGAGCTGCTGGGCTTGGTCGGTCACGATTTCCTCTCCAACAGGTCTGCCAGGGCTGCGCACATCGGCAGGCCGGATTCGGGTTCCCGGCAAGCCAACCCTCTCGACGGGCGCCTGCTTCACCTACACCTTCTCCCTCGGCGGCGTGCTCGCCGCCGGGCGAATCAGCGACCCGATCCGGGCCTGGCAACTCGTCGTCCTCGCCGTCACGTCCATGGGACGTATGCGGAAGGAGCGTCCTGGACGTTCGCCCAGTTCAGAGGCATATTTCCGTACTCCTGGCGCCTGCCCTCCGGAGCCGCTGCACCACAGCAGCGAAGTACGGCAGCCACCGCAAGGCCATGCGAGCTTCAGTTGCTTGGCGTCAGCCCCCGAGCGGCCGACATGACGGATCGCTGAGCGTGACAGTGTCGGAGCGGGGGTCGCTCATGTGCATCCGGGGTCGTTTTTCGGCCGCAGGCCCGGCTCACGGACCATCGCGGTGATCTCGGCGGCGGCACGCTCAGCACGGCCTGGGCGGCGCAGCCGTCGCTCCAGCGGCGGGAAGCCGACACTGCCGACGCGGGCGTCGTCAACATTGGTGCGGCAACGGACGATCAGCTCACCTTGGGGGGTGTAGACAGCGCCGATGACATCCGCCCACGGGAGGTGGGCAGTACGCCACAGGCCGCGAACGTGCAGTCCCTTGGAGTCGGCGGTGATCCGCCAGATCATCATCCGGAGGCAGACGCTCACCCAGTACAAACCACCTACCGACCAGAAGGGCAGCTGCCACCACGTAGGGGAACCCGTGAAGAGCGTCCCCAGCAGCATGATGGCCACGACGATCAACGCCGCTCCGACGGAGCGCGCCACCGGACCTGCCTGCCACCGGACCGGTCCGGTAGCAGGGGTCATCGCGGCGAGGGCGTCTTGGACGCGGGCCTCAGCGGCCCGGCGGTGTGCGGCCGTGCGTGCTGTGCCGGGAGGGTATGCCCCGGGCTTGCCCATGCCGTCGGGAGAACCGTGCCGTATCGGGGACGCGGTCCCCTCGACGAGCCACTGCCCGGACTCCGTTGCGCTCGCCAGAATCAACTCACCTCCCTCGCGAGGTGCACCGTAGAGCAGGGCTTGGCGCAGTGCCGTGCGGGTACCGATGTGGGGCTCGTAACTCAGCACCGGACGCAGGGTGGCGGTGTCGTCGGCGGCGAATATCTCCGTACGCCCCTGATCGTGACGGGTCAGGACGCGCAGTACCGGGACCGGGGCGCGGTGCAGCGCCACCGCCCGGCGGCGGGAAAGCAGGCCCGAGCCAAGCACGGTGACACCGAGCCCGGCGAGGACGAGTGCCAGCGCCTGACGGCCGGTGCGGTCGCCGTAGGGCTCAGTGGCGAGCCGCATCCAATCGCCGTGCATCAGCACCGGCACGCTACTACCGACCCGATAGCTGCCCTGCGCGTCGAACCTGTGTCGTGTGTTATCGGAGAGGCGGACGGTGACGGTGTAGTCGTCAGTGTTGTAGGCCACGACTCGGGAGTTCTCCGACGTGGCCGTACGAGCCAGGCGGTCGTCTGCCCGGTCGTCCACGACGACGGTCGTAATCAGGGCACCGGCCACCGCGCACAAGATCGCCCCCACAATGCCGCGGACCAAGCCCCGGCGCCAAGGGCGGACGTCGTCCGTCGCCGGGGCAGGCACCGTGATGCCGCCGGCCGCGTCGAGCACGAGCGACCGTTGGCGGCCGCGCGCCCGCAGCCGCGCCACGACGGCCGCCCAGCCCCAGCACAGCCCCGCCACAACGACAGCGTCCGCGAACTTCTCGGCCGGCCCACCCAGCCAAATATCGGGATTGCTCATCCAGATCAGCAGCAACGGAGCGGACACGAGCGCGAGTTCCGGTAGCACAAACAACCACACCAGGTGCGGCAGGAAGAGCATCGATCCGGCCGCATCGAGCCAGTCCGCCACACAGGGCGCTGCCACCGTGCACATCGAGTCGGGCGAGAACATCACCGCCGCCATGACCACCGCCACCAGCAGCACCACAGCCGGCCCCACCGGCCGCGCCCACGCGGGCACCCGGACGTCCGCCCACCGCCTGGCATCGGCGGACACCCAGGGGCGAGCGGGAACATCCGCATACGGCACTGAACTCGTCGTCACCCGCGCATTATTCGTCACGGTTGTATGCCCCCTGCGCCTGGGGCCACCCCGAGTAGTACGCCCGGTGGCGAGCGCCGATCGATACTGCCGTTGCTCTCAGTTCCGGTCTCATTCACTGACGGTCGCGAGTGTTCGCGACCGTTCGCCGCTCCCCCGCGCTCCTCACGCGCGGACGGGCGGCACGTCGGGGGGCTGTCGCCCCAGGACAGCCACACTGGACGAGTCCCGCCCAAGTTGCTTGGGGACAAGGCAGTCTCTGGCCCACGGCGCCCAGAGTCTTTGTCCACACGTGGGAATGGGCCAGCACAGCGTCCAGTCCTGGGCTCGCTGCGACACAGCTCCGACACAGTGTGTGTATCCGTACCACAAGGGACTGGCTCCCGCGCAGGTCAGGCGGGGTGCGAGGCTCGATCGGCGCAATCACTCCGGAGCCGTGTGCGCAGGTTCGAATCCTGCCGGGGGCACCCTGTATGAGGTGCCCAAAGACCCCGTCACCAGCGGAAACGCTGAGGCCGGGGTCTTCGCGTATGTGCAGACGAGTGCAGCCCGAAGCGGCTCCATGTCGGGGTCTGTGGACGAGGCGTGGACGGGATCTTGGCCCATCGCCGCAGGTCACTGTCGGATTCCGGGGGCAGCCGGCTCACCCTCCCTCCTCAGCCGCCGCGGCGTCGTGCGGTGCTCGACTGCTTAGATCATCGGCATGACGGACTGGTCTCGGCTCCACCACGCGTACGGCACGGCAGAAGACGTCCCCGGCCTGCTTGACGCAGTGGGTCCTGACACGCAGGACCCCGGCTGGAACAAACTCTGGTCCCGACTGTGCCATCAGGGCACCGTCTACTCGGCGAGCTACGCGGCCTTGCCCGCTCTGACCGAGATGGCGCGTCAGTGGTCAGCGGTGAACCGGAGGATGGCCCTCTACCTGGCCGGCTCCATTGTGGCCAGCACAGATCAGCCGTACGGCGATGAGGATCCCCAAGTGACCTACGCCTCCCAGATATCCGACCTGGCGCATCTCACCGAGGAAGCCCTCCAGGACCCGGGACTCTCCGCCAACCCCACGGCTTACGTCGACTTGCTGGGCACACTGCTGAGTTTCCAGGGCGTCGAGGTCTGGGGCGAGCAGTTCGACGGCCTGAACGACGAGGAGTACGAGGTGCCCTGCCCCACGTGCGGCACGGAGAACTTCATAGTCCTCGGCGAGTACGGCTTCTTCTCGACCACAGACAGCATGTACATGAAGTCCTCCACCTCGGCGAGACAGGTGTCGTTGCGACCTCAGGCCCCCGGAGCCTTGGATGGGCTGGCCCAAAGACTCCACTCCCGCGCACTCGCAGACGGCCAGCCGGACATCGCCCGCAAATTGACCTACGTCTTCGGTAGCGCGCAGTGCGCCGAGTGCGATGCGGTCTTCAGCGTGGAGGAAGCCGTTGTCGCCCAGTGGGGCTGATGAGACCGCAACTGCCCACCACCACGAGCCGTACCGATTGGCGTCATCGCGAGAACAGCACCCTGCGTCGGAGACCATGGACCAGGCATGGGTGGGATCTTGGGGCATGAGACAAATTGAAGCCAGGTAGGCCTGCTCCTCGCTATCGTCCCGGTCTTGGACCGTGCCGCGGGTGGGGAGCCTGAGCGTTGCTGGGGCCGTCGTGCCGACTTCAGCGGCGGCCCACGGGCAGATGAAGGACGAGTTGGGGGGATCTCGTGGACGTGACCACGCTTGCCGTCGCGCTCATCGGCGTCGGGGGAACGCTGGGCGGAACTCTGGGTGGAGCAGTGCTTAGCCAGCGCGTCACCCGGGAGCAAACCCAGCGTGCCGATCGTGAACGGGCAGAGGACCGCCACGACCGAGCGCAGGAAGCCAGACGGGATCTCTATGCCCGTCTGAACACCACGGCTCGCGCTTACCGGGTCGCTGCCCGAGACGCAGTCCGAGCCCGGCGGTCACGGCCTGAGCCAGCAGTTCAGGCAACGGCCGCGGCGCTGTGAGACCGGCGTCGCTGTCTCGGTACGGGCCGGAGGTCGTCGAGGCGGCCATGTCCACGCTGTCGCGTCTGCCTCATCTAACAACCTACGTCGCGGCCGAGCGGCAAGCCGGGAACACCGCCTCTCCGCTCACCATCCTCCTGACCCGGCCCGAAGCCGCCTGTCCCGCGTGGGCCGCGGACGGCTTGCGTCAGGTCTGGGAAACCTTCCTACTCGAAGGGCTGCGCCGCAGCGGCCTGTTCACGATCCGGTCCGGTGAACTCGGTTTCGCTCATCACACGTTGCAGGAATATCTGGCCGCCTGCTATATCGGAGGTGACCCCCCGGCCAGCAAGCGGGCGGTGAAGGATCTCTTCCAAAAACGCCTGAAGCGGCCCCGCTTCTATCTGCCAAGGATGTGGGATCCCCCTTACGAAGACGACAACGACTCCTTTCTGGGCTTCCTCATCGACGCCTGGTCAGAATCCAGCAGCAAGGTTGCAGTCGAATCTGCACTGCTGCGCATCGCCACCCGCGGCGGCGACGATTGGATCGTGGAACAGGCGATGATAGGGACCCAGTTACCGAAGGATGCCGTAGCCATCGTGGCAGATATTTTTGTCGCACTGCCGAGCGAATTCAGCGATAGCTACTGGAACGTCACCTGCGCAAGCCAGGTGGCCAAGCTCGGAGACAGCCGCGGCTTCGAGACCCTTGCCCGTCTGGTCAGGGAGCCGTCGCTCGACGACGAGGACCGCTTCAAGGCCGCTTGGGAACTCGCCTACCTCTGCGATCAGCGAGGCATCGCCGGCCTCAGAGCGATGGCCGACAACACCGCGACCGCGCCCGAACCTCGGATTCGCGCAGCATGCGCCCAGCTGGAGTTCGCCGACCCCTATGGCGCCCAGGCGCTGGCCACCCTGGCCTGCGAGGATCGTGGCTCCGCGCCCTGGGCGCCCAAGCCAGAGCCGGTCCCCCGCACCGAGCTGGAACAGTTCGAACAAATGCGCCGCATAACCAATACCCTTCACCGGCACGCGAGCCAGATACGTTCGGATGAGGAGACCCAGCTCATGGTGGTTGCGGCCTTGTCATGGTCGAACGAACCACGCGACCGGGACACGCTCAGTGCCCTGGCCTGCGACCCCACCCTCAGCCCCAAAATCAGGATCATGATGGCGGCGGTGCTGGCCCGACTCGGGGACGCCCGGGGGCGGGACACCCTGGAGACGCTGGCCAGTGACAAGTCAGCCAGCGAGTTTGAACGGCTCGATGCCGCTGACGTGTTGGCGGAATGCGCCGATCCCCGCTATCAGCCGATCCTCGAGCAACTTGTGACCAGTTCCTCAACGGGGCATCCGTTGATGACAGGTGATGAGGGATTCCAAGCGGCCCGGCTGCTCATCCACCGCGGCGGCGAAGAGGGACTCAACGCTGTCCACCAACTCGCCGTCAACCCCGCCGTTCACGCCGCGATACGGCTCAAGGCCTCGATGGTGCTGACAGAAAGCAACGACTGGCGAGGGCTTCAGGCGCTGGAGATCCTCTCGCACGACCCGCTCGCCCGCCCCGAGGACCGCACCTGGGCAAAACGCCAACTCCGAAACGCGACACGTTCGCAAGGCCGGTGATCTAACCAGGGATGCGTGCTCGTGCCCGGCGAGCCCAAATAGGAGGTCCCCGGCGATGGTGTCCGGGACGACTGCCATCGGGTCAGCCGATCACGGTGTGGCAGACCACGAATGCCGTCGCCGCAGCACCGCACCAGGCCAGGGCGGCCGACGGCAGGGAACGGGTGGCTGCTTGGGTCAGGAGCCCCGCGCCGATGCCGCTGAGCGCAGCCAGGAGGATGATCAGTACCGGCCGCACCGACATGAGCATCTCAGGCGTTTCGGGGTTGCGAGTGGTGCGAGGGTTGATTCATGTCTCCTCGTGGTCTGCGTCTGCCGCTGATGTCTGCTGCGCCGGGCTGTAGGTCGGCGCGCGACGAGACGCTAACGCGTGAGGCGAAACAGTCTTCTTGTCGCAGCCGTTAACTCTGCGGCGAGCTCTGGCCTAGGAGCGGTCTGGGGGCTGTCGGCAGTTCCCGTGAACGAGTGGGAGGGTCGGCTCATGACTGGAGCGGGAGAGCTGGGTCGAGCGGCTCCTCGCACAAGCACTTCCAAGGCACGTCCACCCGACACACCCGGACCGGGGTAAAGTGAGCAATACCCGCTCTGCGGATCTTCGAACTCGCAGGCGGGCAAGGGAACTCCCCACACACGTGGGGGTTTGTCCTGCGAGGAGCACGCTCCCGTCGTATTCGATGAGTCTTCCCCTCGCACGTGAGGGTCTGTCGTTCCGAGGCTGGGAACGCCTGACCGCCCAGTAATATTCCTCCCCACGCACGTGAGGGTCGTTCTATAGCCGCGATGGCCTCCGAGGCTGCGCTGAGATCTTCCCCAAGCACGTGAGGGGGTGCTCGAGACGAATGTCCGCGTCGCGCCCTGTGCCCTCGTCTTTTCGACGCGCGTGAGGGTCTCTTTTCCCGGCGTCGGGGGTCGCGTCCCAGGGCAAGCTGGCCCACCGAGCTGTCTGGAGGCGTGCGGAGCAGGCTCCAAGTGGCCCTCGTCGGCGGACTTGCTGGCGTGATCTTCTACCCACTCCCCGGCAGTTGGTCGCTGCAGTGCCGCACCACTCCAGCGTCACCGGAAGCTCTGACATCATGCTGCCGATGAGCTGCAAGGTACGCATGTCCGCGTCTGGCGTTCACCTGTTCGACCGCGTTTCCGGGGTGAACGTGCTGCTCGACGAGGTGCCTGTTCCCGCCGAGCTCTTCTCCCGCGCTCCGCGGTACCTGTCCGTCGCGCTGACGAATGCGTGCGAGCTGCACTGCGCCTACTGCTACGCACCCAAGCATGCCGCCGCGCTCGACAGGAAGCGTGTGCTGGCATGGGCGGCCGAGCTCGACACCGCCGGGTGCCTCGGTGTCGGCTTCGGAGGCGGAGAGCCGACTGCGTACCGACGCTTCGCCCAACTGTGCTGGGACATCACCAAGTCCACGTCTATGGCGGTGACCTTCACGACGCATGGGCACCGGCTCACCCCCGAACTTGTCGGTTCGCTGCGCGGGGCCGTGCACTTCGTCCGTCTGTCCGTCGACGGGGTCGGAGCCACCTACGAGCGGCTCCGCGGCCGGCCGTTCGCGGCCGTGGTCCACGCGGCCGGGTTGCTCACCTCCCTCGCTCCGTTCGGTATCAATGCGGTCATCAACGCCGACACGATCGGTGAACTGGACGACCTCGCCGCGTTCGCCGCCGAGGTCGGCGCGTGCGAACTGCTGCTCCTGCCGGAGCAGCCGACCGCCGCAACCCCCGGCATCAGCGACACCGATGCACAGCGCCTCGTGGAATGGGCCGCGACCGCCCAGACCGGCGTTCGGCTCGCCATCTCCCGCACCAGTCTGGAAGCCGCCCTGCCCACCGCGGAGGCCATTCCCGGCGAACTCCCCCTGGACGCGCACATGCACCTGGACGCGGCCGGCGTCCTGCGCCCCCACGCTTACGCGTCCACGGGAGTGCCGGTCGAAGGCTTCATCATGGAAGCCGTACAGGCGTTGAGGGAGAGAGAATGAGGATCTGGAACGGCTACGGCTCGGAGCATTCGATGAACCTGGTTCTGATCGGCCGATTCCAGACAGTCACCGGTGCGCAGGCAGCGGAGGAACGTATGGAGGCTCTGCGGGCCCTCGCCGAGGCCGCGTGGTCCGACGACGACTGGCGGGGTTATGACGAGCGCATGCCTCGCGAACTCGCTGACGAGCTGGTCAAGTTGAAGCTCTACGATCTGGGCCGATCCGACGTTGACATCTACGCTCTTGACCACAGCGTCACCCGTGAGGCGGAGACGGTCCGCGTCTGGACTGAGGAGTCCGACGTCCAGGGTTTCTTGAAGGTGCTCCTCCACTACGGCGCGAAGGTCGAGGTCTTCTCCCGCCACGAATGGGATGAGGACGGGAGTGAGCGGTCGGATGCGAGCAATCGGAGCGACGGTGGATCTGACTGATCTAGCACGCCTGCCTGGCGCCGTCGACCAGAACTTCGAAGCGCTCACGCGGGCCGTCGTCTCCCGCCGATACGGGGCGCTAGGCACGATGCGGGAGCGCCGCAACCAGCCCGGGGTCGAGTTCTACCTGCCCGTCGACCATGCCGGCGGTCTGGGTGATCCCGGCCGGGTCTGGGGGTGGTCGTGCAAGTGGTTCATCCTGAACAGCAGGAACGAGTTCAGCGCGGGCCAGCGCACGCAGATCGAGGACTCCCTCACTTTGGCGATCAAACACGTCGCCGGGCTGACCGACTTCGTGCTGTGCCTTCCGCAGCGGCCCGCAAAGGGCGACGAGCAGTGGATCAACGGGCTCGCCCGGCAGGACGTCAAGGTCAGGCTGTGGTCCGGCGAGAACTTTGACTCCGAACTGGCCGGACACGATGAGCTCCGCTCCACCTTTTTCGGTGAACTCGTCCTCACCCCCGAGGCGCTGACGCGAGCTCACGAGCAGTCTGTGGCGCCGATCGCGGCCCGGTGGGCACCGCAGCTGCACACCGCGCACCACGTGCAGCACCGCATCGAGCGGGCCTTGCTGCGCCCGGCGTCGTTCGAGTGGCTGCAGCAACGCACCGACGACATCACGGCCCGGCTCCAGGCACTGCGCGCAGGCCTCGGCGGTCTCGACGCCGCGGTCCGGGAGGACGGCGAGAGGATCGCAGACGATGGGGAGGGGTTCGTCGATTACCTGCGCGCTGTCGTGGACGCTGGCAGGGGGCTTCGGCCCTGGGAAGTGCGTGAGCTCCTCGCCGACCAGCAGCCACCGCGAACCTCTCCGCGAACACTGCGTCGCCTCGTGCTCAAGCTCAGGCAGCGCCATCTTGCCCAGGCGCCACTCGTCACCGGTCTCGCAGCGGAGATCCGCGACATCGTCCAGTGGCTGACCGCGATGCAGTCGGATGTTGAAGCCCCGCTGCTCGCGGTTGTCGCCGCCGCGGGACAGGGCAAAACACACCTCGCCGCGCAGATCACCTCGCAGGCAGACCAGCCGACCGCCGGGGTGTTCATCCAGGGAGCGAGCCTGCACACCGGCGACACTCTCGATGATCTCGCGCGGCAGGTCCCCGGTCTCAGGGTCGACCGCTTCGACGATCTCCTGGAAGCACTCAACTCGGCCGGAGGCCGAGCCGGCTGCCGGATACCGCTGGTCATCGACGGACTGAACGAGGCCGAGCGGCCCCTGCAATGGCGGAACCTCATCGCCAGGCTGGTCCCAGCCCTGGACCGCTATCCCCACGTCACGGTGATCGTCACCCTCCGCGAGGTCCTTGCCGACCAGATCCTCCCGCAGACCACCGTGTCCCTGGAACTGGAGTGGCACCGTGCGGAAGTCGACGACATCCTGCGCGCTTACTTCGGCCACTACCTCATCAACCCAGGTGACGCGTGGCTTCCGCTCGACACTTTCCACAACCCGCTCTTCGTCCGCATGTATTGCGAGGCCGCCAACCACGACCGCCGGCAGCCGGTAGGAGCGGAGGCCCTGCCCCAGTCCCTCATCGGCGTCTTCGAGCGGTACCGCGAGGGTGTGACCGAGCGGCTGGCCCTGGACCCGGCCCGCATGCCGGTGCCGGCCGACCAGATCAAGCGCCGCCTCGCCACGCTGGCAAGGCACCTGTGGACGCACAATGTCCGCCGGCTCCCATTCGACGAAGCGCGAGAAATCCTCGACGCCGGCCAACCGGACTGGGCCGAAAGCCTCCTCCGGCGCCTCGTCGAGGAAGGAGTGATCTTCCGCGAGGAAATCAGGGGTTCCGACGACACCGAGTGCGGCTTCGTCTTCGACCGCCTCGCCGGATACCTGATCGCCGACGCGCTCTTGGTGCGCATGCGCTACGACGACGTCAACGAGCAGCTAGCGGAGGCGACGCTGTGGCAGTCCCTCCTGGGCGAGCAGACGCACTCACTGGGCGAAGACGTCCTCATAGCCCTCATCTCACTGGTGCCACGCCGCTTCACCGGACACCACCTGTGGCGCGTCGCCCCGGCTGAGCACCGTGCGTTGGTGCTCGCACAAGAACTCTTGACCGAGTCGCGGTTCCTCGACGACGAGACGGTCGACGCTCTGGCAACCGCGCTCATCACCGCCCCTCCCGGCACCAAGAGGGGACGTCCTGCATTCAGCCGTCTGTGGGAAGTCCGCAGGTCCGCGCCGCACCGCTTGAACGCTACCTTCCTCGACCGGGTCCTGCGCCAACTGCCCCTTGCCCAGCGTGACCTGAGCTGGAGCGAATGGGCCCGCGGCCGGGCCGAGAACCGGCTCACGGCAGATGTGGCACAAGCAGTCGATAGGTGGAGCAGGAGCAGCAGTCGCTCCGAGAGCGACGACCTCAACGCCCTGGCCATCGGCTGGCTGCTGACCTCCACGGACACGAGCATGCGGGACCTGGCGACGAAAGCCCTCCAGCGCTATGGCCGGCCCGAACCACAGCGGCTGTTCGACCTCGCCGCCCGGATGCTCGACGTCGACGATCCCTATGTCGTCGAACGCCTCGTCGCCGCGGCGTTCGGTGCGGCCAGCACCCACCAGATGCCCGACCCCGGCGGACCGCTGGAACAGGCTTTGCGGGACTGGCTGGTGCAACTGCGCGACCGTTTCCTGGACGGCGAGAGCACACCCACCTCGCATGAACAACTGCGCGGTTACATGCGGGCCACCTACGAATTCGCCGGCACTCTGCACCATGCCAGCGTCCCGAACGGGGTCGATGCCTTCGCGCTACGGTTCGCCGCCGCGGGACCCGCCGACGTGATGGAGGACGACGACCCCAACGCCGAGGAGTGCAATAGGACCTTCGGCCTGGACTTCGAGAACTACGTCATCGGGGGCGCCATTACCGGCAGGCGCAACTACGACTTCAAGCACCCCGCCTTCCTCATCGCCCGCGCCGAGGTCAGGGCCCGGGTATGGGAACTGGGCTGGCGGGAGAAGGACTTCGGCAGCATCGACCAGGCCATTTCCTCAAGCACCGACCATGCCTACGGCACTCGCAGGAAGGTAGAGCGCTACGGCAAGAAGTATGGGTGGATCGCCTATCACGAAATGGTCGGCCGTCTCGTAGACACCGGCCGGTCACCGTCGCCATTCGGGGAAGCGGAGCGCCTGATGCCCGACCTCGACCCGACCTTCCCGGACAGGCCCCCGGTGACGCCC harbors:
- a CDS encoding radical SAM protein, with the translated sequence MSCKVRMSASGVHLFDRVSGVNVLLDEVPVPAELFSRAPRYLSVALTNACELHCAYCYAPKHAAALDRKRVLAWAAELDTAGCLGVGFGGGEPTAYRRFAQLCWDITKSTSMAVTFTTHGHRLTPELVGSLRGAVHFVRLSVDGVGATYERLRGRPFAAVVHAAGLLTSLAPFGINAVINADTIGELDDLAAFAAEVGACELLLLPEQPTAATPGISDTDAQRLVEWAATAQTGVRLAISRTSLEAALPTAEAIPGELPLDAHMHLDAAGVLRPHAYASTGVPVEGFIMEAVQALRERE
- a CDS encoding DUF6375 family protein, giving the protein MRIWNGYGSEHSMNLVLIGRFQTVTGAQAAEERMEALRALAEAAWSDDDWRGYDERMPRELADELVKLKLYDLGRSDVDIYALDHSVTREAETVRVWTEESDVQGFLKVLLHYGAKVEVFSRHEWDEDGSERSDASNRSDGGSD